The sequence CAATTTGGATATTTTTGGTAGGGGGTTCATAAGAACTCAGTGATCGCATACCTACATTTTAGTAAGACCTTTTCATAATACATTAATAAACAACTTCCTATAATATGGATTATGCAAACCGGAACTGTCTGACATGGAGTTAATTATGATAATTTTTATCTGCTTAGCAAAGCTCCGGAAATAGGCTCCGCGTCCTGTGGGCACGGCTTCAGCTAATTTATGAAAGAAAATTCTTTTCTTTCATAAATGGATCTTCAGCTCGCGCTGATTCCACTGGAGTCTCCGCCTATTTCCTACGCTTTAGGGAAGTGCTACAACGTATGGAACAGCAAAAAGCAGTGGTTCTAGGCATTTTTCAATAGCTATTATATATGCATACGATCACTATGCTAGCTCTTACAAAAATTGTAGAGTCCTAATTCTAGCGTAGGTCAACCACGTAGACTCCCATGGGACAGGCAGGCGCTGAAAATCCACAACGTCTGCACCTGCGTCTACTAGTAACGCTTCGAAGTATGCTTCCTCGGTGCAAGGTAGCAAAGAAGTGATTCATGTAGTAGCCTAGCTTCAGCCGTGCCCCTAGGACGCGAAGTGATTGGGCGGAGCGGTATCCTAACATACATAATATTTCAAAATCATCACTAAGCTGCTAGCATTACATAATCCATATTATAAGAACCAGAACCAATCTTCTTGTTCAGTATTGATATGACTGTACTTTTATACCTTCTTACTTGTTTGGAGAAACTTGGCATTCGCCTCGTCTATTAGTGAGTGACGACGTTTTTCTTATACTCGGTACATATTAAATATTCACTACTGAACAAAAAAAAGACTACCTGTTAAGGCAGCCTTAATTCATAATCTCTTCTTTTATTTTCTCCAGTATTTTCTTCTCTATTCGTGACACTTGCACCTGTGAGATTCCTAAACGATTGGCAACCTCGGTTTGTGTTTTGTCTTTATAATACCTCAAATAAACGATCAAACGCTCACGTTTATCTAAATCTTTAATGACTTGTTCCATCGTTAGTTTATCAAACCAGTTATCATTTACATCTGCGATTTGATCCAATAACGTAATAGGATCCCCGTCGTTTTCATAAACGGTTTCGTGAATAGATTGCGGTTTTTTGGTTGCCTCTTGTGCATGGATAATATCTTCTGGCGATAATTCTAACTTATCAGCAATTTCTTGAATTGTCGGAGCTCTTGATAATTCCTTTGTCAGATCATCTGTTACTCTTCTAATTTTATTGCCGATCTCTTTTAACGACCTGCTTACTTTAACGGTTCCGTCATCACGGATAAACCGCTGAATTTCACCAATAATCATAGGAACAGCATAGGTAGAAAATTTAACATCGTACTCCAGATCAAACTTATCAATCGACTTTAGTAAGCCGATACAGCCAATTTGGAATAAGTCATCCTGATCATAACCTCTGTTTAAAAATCTTTGTACAACGGACCATACTAAACGGATATTCTTTTCCACTAACAATGATCTAGCTTCTTCGTCTCCTTGCTGACTGAGTTGAATGTATTTTTTAACCTCTTTATCATCCAATGGTGAAGCGTTCGATATTTTAGTTTTCATAGGCATCACCTAATGACTCATACTTTTGCTGGTCTGAAAATCTTTCGTCATTTTCACTTGTGTGCCTTCTCCTGGGTGTGATATTATTTCGACCTTGTCCATAAAATTTTCCATAATGGTAAATCCCATTCCGGAACGTTCTAATTCCGGTTTAGATGTATAAAGGGGTTCTTTCGCTAAATCGATATTGTCAATGCCTGATCCCTCATCTTTAATAACAAGAGATAAGGAACGATCCGTTAACGTACAGGAAATATATACAAATTGATCAGGGTCTTCTTCGTAACCATGTATAATCGCATTTGTTACAGCTTCGGACACTACTGTCTTAATTTCTGTCAACTCATCCATCGTGGGATCTAATTGTGAAACAAAGGATGCAACCGACACCCTTGCAAAAGCCTCGTTCTCACTGACACTTTTAAATTTCAATTCCACGGCATTATTCACGATGCCACCCCCAAACTGGAAAGTGCAAAGTCTTCATTGGATTCCAATCGGACAATTTTAAACAAACCGGACATATCAAACAGTCGTTTTACAGCTGGATTTACTGAGCAGACAATCATTTCGCCGCCTAATTGTTTCACTTCTTTATATCTTCCTAATACGACGCCCAGCCCTGAGCTATCCATAAAGTGAAGTGCATTCAAATTCAGGATCACATGTTGAATTCCTTGTTTCTGAAGCTGCTCCTGCCATTCAATTTTTAATCGAGCAGCAGAATGGTGATCAAGTTCTCCATCCAGCCTGACAATCAAAACGTTTTGCACAACTGTAAACTGAGATTGTAATTGCATAATGTTTCCCTCCCTGTTCTTTTCTGTCTTACAAATTCTATTTTTGTTGGTCATATTCCTGCATCATGACAAAAGTAGAACGAAATCGCCTAAATAAATCGAATTTCGACTTCAAATGACGAATATAAAAATCAACTTTCTCTATCTTTATTTAAAAAAACGATTGAAATGTTCGTTTAAATAATTGCAACACATTGGCTTGTTCAACATCTTCTAAAATAGTTAAGTCTGTTTCACTCATTATCTGTTCACCATCCGTCACTTGTAACTTTCCTACGACGGTCCCTTTTTCCAATGGCAATGTAATGTCCTGATTAATCGTGATTTTGGTCTCTACTTTCTCTAGGTCTGTCCCTTTCGGATAGAGAATCGATACTGAATCACTCGTTACGACATCCACCTTTTGTTTGTTAGCCTTCAACCATTCAAAAGAGGTTACTACTTGATTTTTTTCATATAAAGGCTTTGTATCGAATTTGGCATAGGCATAATCAAGCAGTTTACTGATTTCATTATTACGGTCTTTCGGTGTTTTCGCACCCATAACAACAGCAATTGTCCTCATCCCATTCTTCTCTGCTGTTGCAGTCAGGCAGTATTTTGCTTCGTTGGTAAAACCAGTTTTTAAACCGTCCACACCATCGTAAAAGCGAACTAACTTATTCGTATTAACTAACCAAAATTCTTTTTCCGTTCCTTTTCGAAGATAGTCTTCATAAATGCTGGTATAATTCGTAATGGCTTCATATTTCAGTAATGCTTTCGCCATCACTGCCATATCATGAGCGGTGCTGTAATGATCTTCAGCAGGTAATCCGGTTGAATTCTGAAATTGTGTTGACGTTAAACCTAGATCCTTTACCTTATTATTCATCATTTCGACGAACGCTTCTTCACTGCCTGCAATTCTTTCTGCCATCGCTACACTCGCATCATTTCCAGAGGCAACAGCTATCCCCTTCAACAAGTCGTTCACTGTCATTTCTTCTCCCTCTTCTAGAAATATTTGTGATCCGCCCATAGAAGAGGCCTTTTCACTAACTTTTACTTTCTCATCTAATGTTAATTCTCCCTTTTCAATTGCTTCCATAATCAATAACATTGTCATGATCTTTGTCATGCTAGCAGGTGGTAATTTTTCATCAGAATTCTTATCATATAAAATATTGCCAGTATCTCGTTCGATTAATATCGCTGATTTAGAATTCTCAGCTAAGTCAAGTGACGTGTTCTCATTAACTTCCATCGAGATATGCTGGTCATTATGTTGCGCTAAAACAACACTTTGACTCATCAACATTGATAATAAAAAAACTGAAACAATACTTAACTTTTTCACAAATGTCACCTCCGATTAATAACATCACTATTTTTTCCAAAAAAATTCAAAGGTATAACCATTTGTGAAGATATTTTTTAAGATTTAATGGATGAACTTAGTTTTCCCCAAGCTTTGTACATTCTTAATTATCACACTACGTCGATCTTCTTCATCATTAACAGGTTAGAAAAACCAGGCATAAGCCGCGCGGTCCTATTTGAATTAAATTAAATACGACTACCTATAATATGATTATGTAAACCAAGAATGTATTGCAACTTGGTTATTTTGATAAACTTTATCTGCTTAGCAAAGCTACGGAAATAGACCTCGCAGGACGCGGAGTGGTTGGCCGGAGCGTTATTCTAGCACTTGAAACATTTCAAGAATACCGTACCGCTTAGCAGTTGACATAATCCATATTATCTGAAAAAACTTCATATTCAATGTGATTACTGCTGTAACTGCAATTTTATGCTTTCTTGACTGATAGAAAAGCGCAAGCGCCTGTTTAGAAACGTCGCGACTGGACGGCATTAACTGAGATAAAGGAATCAGGTTGAGCTTGCGAACCGATGCTGAAAGTCACCTTGTTTCTAAACGCCGAGAGGACACGGCTGTTCCTGTCAGTAAGTGTACGAATCTTAAAATTTTATACTTTACTGTATCAATAAACAAAAATAAAGATAGCAGAAAAACTGCTATCTTTATTTGATCACTTCATATATCATTTTCCGCTGATGTATCTTCTCTGTTTTTATCATATACGCCTGCTTCACCATACCTGCAACATCATCGACATCATCGCGGTCACTGTGTAATATTGCTAAGGTGTCGCCTTTCTTTACTTGATCTGCAATTTTTTTCTTGAGAGTGATACCGACGCCATGGTTAATCTTGTCTTCTTTTTTTGCTCTTCCTGCACCAAGATGCATAGCAGCTAATCCGATCTCATCTGCTTCCATTTCATGAATGTATCCTTCTTCATCTGCTTTCACTTCCACTTGATAAGTCGCGCTCGATAATTTTGACAAATCCTCAATATAGGAAGTATCACCAGACTGTGCTTTGATAAATTGATAGAAGGCATCGTATGCTTTTCCATTATCCAACAATGTTGCTAAGGCATCCGTTGCTTCCTTATAATTACGATAAATACCAGCAATCAAAGTCATGTGAGCAGCAAGTTCAATAGCTAATTCCCTTAAGTCATCTACTCGCTTCCCTTGTAACACTTCAATTGCTTCTTTTACCTCATTAGCATTACCAATCTCGTATCCAAGAGGTTGATTCATATCACTTATAACAGCAACTGTATTTCGACCTAGTTGATTACCGATAGTCACCATTTCTTTTGCTAATCGCTTCGAATCTTCTAATGACTTCATAAATGCTCCAGAGCCCGTTTTGACATCAAGTACAATACCGTCTGCCCCTGATGCAATTTTTTTACTCATTATTGAGCTGGCTATTAACGGGATCGAATCAACTGTAGCAGTTACATCACGTAATGCATACAGTTTCTTATCAGCAGGTGCTAAATTACCGGTTTGTCCGACTACTGCCAACTTGTACTTATTGACATTATCGATAAATTGCTGATTGGTTAATTCTACTTTAAAACCAGGAATCGCTTCTAATTTATCAATAGTACCACCTGTATGACCGAGCCCTCTGCCTGACATTTTGGCGACCGGAATACCCGCTGCAGCAACTAAAGGACCGACAATAAAAGTTGTCTTGTCACCGACTCCACCTGTTGAATGTTTATCCACCTTATGACCTTTGATTGGACTTAGATCAATGGTATCACCCGATTCGACCATGGCTTTCGTTAACAATGCTGTCTCTTTTCCGGACATTCCTTTGTAATAAATTGCCATCATTAATGCAGACACCTGATAGTCTGGAATTTCTTCATTCATGTAATGTGTGATAAAATAATTAATTTCTGCTTCTGACAAATCACCGCCATTACGCTTTCTTGCAATTATATCTACCATTCTCATCGCGAATACGCTCCTTAAGATTTAATTTCTTGCAGAAAACTAACACCATATTCTGGCATTTTTACATTAAAATTAGCAGCAACAGTTGCACCGATATCAGCGAAAGTTTGTCTTCGTGCTAATTCTTTTCCTCTTTTAATTCCGTTGTGATAGACAAGTAATGGTACATACTCTCTGGTATGGTCCGTTCCGTGATGAGTTGGATCGTTACCATGATCTGCCGTAATAATTAGCAGATCATCGTCCTTTAACTTAGTAAGAACTGCTGGTAATTGCTGATCAAAAGTCTCCAACGCTTGCCCATACCCATCCGGATCTCTTCGATGTCCGTATTTTGCATCAAAATCGACTAAATTAAGAAAATTTAAACCTGTAAATTCTTCATCCATCGATTCGATTAATTTTTCCATACCATCGTTATTATCATTTGTTCGAATTGATTTTGTAACGCCTTCTCCATCATAGATATCAGAAATCTTTCCTAACGCAAGCACATCAAAGCCACCATCTTTCAGTGCATTCATCACTGTATAACCAAAAGGCTTCAATGCATAATCATGTCTGTTTGCAGTCCGTTCAAAATGTCCAGGCTTACCTACAAATGGTCTAGCAATTACTCTACCGATCATATACTTCTCATCAAGAGTCAGTTCTCTGCATATTTCACAAATTTGATAAAGTTCCTTTACAGAGATAACCTCTTCATGTGCCGCTATTTGTAATACAGAGTCTGCTGACGTATAAACGATTAAATCTCCAGTTTCAAGATGATGAGGCCCTAATTCTTTAATGATTTCGGTACCAGAAGCAGGCTTATTACCTATAACCTTTCGTCCCGTTCTTTCCTCTATCTTATCAATTAATTCTTTTGGGAACTGTTCAAAAGTACGGAAGGGTGTGTCAATGTGCAAACCCATGATCTCCCAATGTCCTGTCATCGTATCTTTGCCGTTTGAGGCTTCCTGCATTTTCGTGAAATGTGCTTTGGGATGTTTCGATTCTTTTATTCCCTCTATTTGCCGAATATTACTTAGTCCGAGTTCAGCCATTGTTGGCATATGAAGACCATTACGATGAGTTGCAATATGGCCGAGCGTATCCGCTCCGATGTCGTTAAAATCAGCCGCATCTGGTGCTTCCCCAATTCCGACCGAATCTAATACAATTAAAAAAACACGATTAAAAGTTGTCAATTACAATCCCTCCTAATAATCCATACCCTGTCTACTTCGTTAATATGCTTCAAAAATGCTGTAATATAACACTTCAGTCTTACTAAATGGATAAAAGAGTGATATTTTATTTGTTTTAAATGAAGTTAAAAACGCCACGATCGTATCGTGACGTTTTATGCTCTCGGATGATGGCTTTTATATATATCTTTTAAACGCGATTTAGAGACATGGGTATAAATTTGCGTTGTGGAGATACTAACATGACCGAGCATTTCCTGGACTGCTCTTAGGTCCGCTCCATTTTCCAGCAAATGTGTTGCAAATGAATGGCGCAACGTATGAGGGGATAATTCTTTCTCAATTCCTGCTTCTCTAGCAAGTTCTTTCATAATCTTCCAAAACCCTTGTCTGCTTAGCGGGTTACCATGATGGTTAACAAACACGGTTTCAGTCTGTTTTTTTCTTACGAAGTCGCTTCTGGCTGTGTGAATGTATTTGTCTAAAGCATCGCTTGCCATCTCACCCAGAGGGACTATTCTTTCTTTTGAACCCTTTCCAAAGCATCGCACAAATCCCATAGTGAGATGTAAATCATTCATTTTTAAATCGATTAATTCTGAGACACGCAAACCAGTTGCATAGAGCGTTTCTAACATCGCTTTGTTACGAACGGTATATTTATCAGATGGCTGGATATTCAATAATTTATCAACGTCAGACAGTGATAATACTTTCGGTAATTTGCGATTTGCTTTTGGTGTTTCAATATGTAAACTAGGATCTTCTTTTAGTTGGTATTCCCGTATTAAAAACTGATGGAACAGACGCAACGTTGAAAGCATTCGAGCAATGGTAGCAGATGATCTCCCCTGATCATTCAAACTGTACAAAAACTGCATAATGTCGTTCCTGCTCACTTGTTTCCACTCCGCTAATTGTCGCTCCTTATGAAGATACTGATAATACTTCAGCAAGTCCCTTTTGTAGGCTTGCAAAGTATTATCAGACAATCCTCTTTCAATTTTCAAGAAATGAAAGAATTCTTCCACGGGATATTGCATTTCATTCATTGTTTATTCTCCCAATCGAAAAAAAATACTAAGTCTTTCCCATACATCTGTTTCTTCCTGAGGTTGAAATACTTTTACTGCGTCACCTTGTGGATATTCGTAGCGATGCAAATCTTCGTATTCATGATGCAACGCTTTAATAACGTAATAAAATAGCATTGTACATAAAACGAATATCACAAAAAACTTCATCATTTCGATTAACATTTTAAATACGGAAGACATATGGCATTCTCCTAATAGAAATCATTCTATTAGAATTTATACCAGTTTTAGAGAAAAATATACCTATTTTGCAGCCAATTTTTTTGCTTCGCAATTTCGGCAGATTCGATCCTGGCATACTTGGCAGATGCCATGAAACGTTAAACGGTGATCCTTGACAATAAAGCCCCAATCCGTCTGTACAATTTCCTCAACATCTTCTAATAAATCGTCGGTAATTTCTTCGACAGATCCACACTCTGTACAAACTAAATGATGATGGAAATGCTTTGCTCCTTCTTTACGAAGATCATAGCGTGATACTCCATCACCAAAATTAATTTTATCTACAACTTCTATTTCTGTTAACAATTCTAACGTTCTATATACCGTAGCTAAACCTATTTCTGGTGCCTTGTCTTTTACTAACAAATAGACATCTTCTGCACTTAGATGATCTTCTTCTCTTTCCAATAAAACACGAACAGTCGCTTCTCGCTGTGGAGTCAATTTATAGCTTTGTGCGTGTAATTCCTTTTTTATACGATCTAATCGGTGTTCCATATGAAGACCTCCTTACATTCTCATTATAAATAGTCCGATGTAAGGTGTCAATTAAAATAATTATAAATAGAGTGAATTTACAATTATCAGATAATAATTATTATTAATTAATAAGTTTGTCCGAAATTAGTTTCATCGCCTCAAAGGAAACAGCTGATTCCAAGATAGATGCAAGGCTCACGACCACCATCAAACCAATAAATATCGCGGTATAACGAAAGAAGATTTGCATGATAGGATGTTTGAAACGTTTGGAAAAAATACTCTGTAACAGTGATAATGAAAAAACCATCGCTAAACTACTTGCAATTATATAGATCGGAATGATTATCAAATTCTGTGGCGCAATTGATGAGAATGAGAACAATAACCCTTGCATCCCTAACTGATTCACAAAAAAGCCAACCGTAAATCCGATCGCAACACCTTTCACAAATAACAATACCCATATTATCGGTAAACCGATAACGGCTAATCCAAGAAAAAAGAGCAGAGAAAGAAACTGTATATGATAAAATGCTGCGTTTTTCATCAGCTCTTGCTTCGAAATATTATCGTCTTGTAAATAGCCGATAAAAAAACGCTCCAAATAAAAATACAAGTCTTGTTTTTGGACAAATGTCATACTATTCACGATGATCGCACCAAAAATGATACCTGTTATAAATAAGATAATCGTAAAAATATAGATGGTATGGTATTTCGTAATATGATTGGTGATGGTGTGTTTATTTTTTGGTAATTTCAATCGCTTCACATCCTCTAATTTAGTTCTCGTTTCAATCTATGAATTGCTAGATCGAAATAGAACTAAACTAGACGTGTTTTCCGATACAATCATTTACGAGCGATTTTACCGTATTTTCCGCCGCCACCAGACTCTATTAAAAGTTTCCCTTCTCGTAGCTGGATGATCTTCTCTGCTATTCTTTCGCCAATTACAGGAATTAATGCTTCTTTACTTACACGATGAATCACCGACATCTCGTTACCAAAATGATCTATCAGTTTCTCCAACGTTTTAGGACCTAAAGCTGGTATATACTCCAACGGCACTTGGTATAGGTAGGCCGGTCTGCTGGAAAGAGAATGAGAAGACGTTTTTAATTCCGCGATTCGGTCCGCAACCCCTTTTATAAATGTGACGGACTTGCAATGAGGACATGGCGATTCCTTATATGGTCTTAAACACTTTTGACAAACAGTTGTATAATATTTTCCTAATCTCGGATTCATCCCGAAATTTTTAATAACTTTTCGCTCTTCTATCTGTTGAAGTGCCATCTGTAATTCTTTAAAACTCGGCTCTTTAAGGCGAATAAGTTGATATTCTCTAGCTATTTTGGCTAAGGAATGGGCATCTGAATTGGTGACATACGTATATCGATGCAGCTCTGCAATCTGGTCAGCCATAGGTGTATCAGCACTTAATCCCAGTTCGATTGCATCTATCCAATCAGGATGAAACACTTCTTCTAATGACTGTTTCACTCCTTTACCAAACAAACTTTTGAAAGGTGTAAATACATGTGCGGGTATAAAGATTCCGTCTAACTCCTTAGTCTTCTGTTGTAAAGCAACTGCATCCCCGTAGAAACGCTGTGAACTTAGTTGATTATTTTTCATGTGCTCGGATAACCAATTCGAGAAAATAGTCATGGACTTTAGATAAGGAAAGTAACACAGCACATGAATCGGACCTTGACAGTTTTGATCATAGATTTCGATCTCACTACCAAGGATTAATGTCGTATGTTTAAACCGAATGCCACCATCGTTTCTTTCTACTGCCTTACCATCCGAGATCATTTGCTGCAATTCCGCTAAAACTGCCGGCGCCTGGCAATCTATCACGCCTACAATATCAATCCCTTTACGTTCACTGGCTTCGATTAATATATTCTCAATTGTCAACTGGTTCGAAGCTGTAATTTTTACTGGCCGACCATACTGGTTTCTTCCAACATGAATATGTAAATCTGCATAATAGTCTGTAAGCATGTTATGTTAGACCTTTAAGCTTTACATACAGAAGTGCATAAGCAGTTTTCGCATCATGAATTTCTTCACTTTCAACCAAAGCCTCCGCTTCTTCCAATGTCAATTCGATTAATTCGACAAATTCATCTTCGTCTGTTTCCAGTGGTTGTTCCAGCTTTGATAGCGTTTCGGTTTGATACAGATAAATAATTTCATCTGCAAATCCTGGTGATGTATAAAAAGACGTCACATAAATTAAGTGTTCCGTCGTATAACCCGTTTCTTCCTGGAGCTCTCTTATAGCGGTAACTTCTGGTTTTTCACCGGGCTCCAACTTACCCGCAGGTATTTCGATAATTGTCTTTTCTAGAGCTTTTCTATATTGTTTGACAAATACTATTTTATTGTCTTTTGTTACAGGAATAATTGCAACCGCTCCTGGATGCTTAATCAGTTCTCTTTTTGATGTTTTTCCATCAGGCAAAGCTACTTCATCTATCTGAAGACTGATTACTTTTCCATTGAAAATTGTTTCGGATTGCAACGTTTTTTCTTCAAAATTTGTCATTTTTGATACTTCCTTTCTCTGGACAGTCACATTCATTGTATTTCTTTATCGTGATTTGTACAATAAATATAGATTATTTTTTGAAAGGGTGTCGGTTATGGATAAAAAACAACTAGGAAAATCTGATTTAATGGTCTCCCCTATTTCTTTAGGATGTATGTCATTAGGTACGGATGATAAACAAGCTGCTAATGTAATTGATGAGGCAACTGAACTAGGCATCAATTACCTGGATACAGCTGATTTATATGATCAAGGATTAAATGAAGAAATGGTTGGTAAAGCCATTCAAAACAAACGGAAGGATATTATTCTAGCAACAAAAGTAGGAAATCATTTGAAAGAAGATGGCAGCTGGTTTTGGGACCCGAGCAAATCTTATATAAAAGAGCAAGTGAAACAAAGCTTAAAGAGATTACGTACTGATTATCTTGATTTATACCAATTGCATGGCGGAACAATCGAAGATCCTATTCCAGAAACGATAGAAGCATTTGAGGAGTTAGTTCAAGAAGGTGTGATCCGATACTATGGTATTTCATCAATTCGCCCAAATGTGATTCGCGAGTATATGACTTCGTCCAACATCATAAGCGTGATGATGCAATACAGTTTATTGGACAGAAGACCTGAAGAAACAATATTAAACGAACTGTCAGATCAGCAGATCAGCGTTGTCACTCGTGGTTCTCTTGCGAAAGGCATGTTAAGTCATCATGGTTTAGATATCATTGAAAAGAAAGGCCTCAAAGGCTACTTAGACTATGACCAGTCTAGTCTCAACGATACAGTTTCCCAATTACAGCAATTGCTTAAACCTAATCAGACGCTAAATGGACTAGCTCTGAACTATGTATTAAATAACAAAGCTGTTACATCGATTGTAGCTGGCGCAAGCAGTTCGAATCAGTTAAGAGAAAATGTAGAAGCATTGCATCAATCCTTTGATCAAGAGCAATTAGACAAAGCAGCATCAATTACCCTGGAAAACACATATCAGCAGCACCGATAATTCAGAATAATAGAAATTAAAACAACAAATAAGTTAAATGTACGGCCGGATATACCATGAAATGCACCAAAGAGCATTCACTTTATATCCGGCCGTATTCTTATGCTATCAAGTTACATTTCCAATAAAAAAGGTTAAAGAACTCTCATTTCAGTTGATATGAAATAAAGTTGTGCGTTAATTTGATCTTTCGACTACTTATCCTGTCAAAGCTCATGCTACACAATAAAAGAAATAGCCGGCACTTACAATTTCATGCTGTTACGGACCGAACGTGGATAAATGGATTTAACATTTCATTGGGACTTGAAAGTCGAAATGTCGCGCCATTATAATCCAATTTCATTTCTTTGCTGAAGAAGACGGCTTGCTGTTTATGAACCACGGCTTCTAACTGGTCACACTCTACTGGTTGATCATATTCGGTCGGCTGATCTTTGATAGCAACTGTTGGCATCCCATTGACACCACAACCGCAATCTTCAGTATCGTAGGTCAATGCCAAAATAAAAGGTGTGGAAGCGAGTGTATTTAATTTTTCTAGTGCTTGTTCTGTGATTGTTAATTTCATACTATTCCTCCGTTCGTTATTTCTTATTAAAAGCAGGTTTTAATATTTTCTCCATTAACTGTGGAAAGAGTTGATACAGTTTCCCGCCTGCATTCATCCACGCTGGTAAATTAATTTCTCTTTTCTTTGTGAACAAGGCATGGATGATTTTCTGAGCGACATCATTCGGGTCTAACATCACATTTTGTATACTTTTTTGATAGTTTCCTTCCGGGTCTGCTTGTTCGAAAAAAGCAGTTCTTACCGGACCAATATTGACAGATGTAACAAAAACTTTCCCCTCTAATTCCATACGTAGTGCATTAGAAAAGCTGATAACACTAGCTTTGGTC is a genomic window of Gracilibacillus salinarum containing:
- the spoIIM gene encoding stage II sporulation protein M, translating into MKLPKNKHTITNHITKYHTIYIFTIILFITGIIFGAIIVNSMTFVQKQDLYFYLERFFIGYLQDDNISKQELMKNAAFYHIQFLSLLFFLGLAVIGLPIIWVLLFVKGVAIGFTVGFFVNQLGMQGLLFSFSSIAPQNLIIIPIYIIASSLAMVFSLSLLQSIFSKRFKHPIMQIFFRYTAIFIGLMVVVSLASILESAVSFEAMKLISDKLIN
- a CDS encoding endonuclease Q family protein, yielding MLTDYYADLHIHVGRNQYGRPVKITASNQLTIENILIEASERKGIDIVGVIDCQAPAVLAELQQMISDGKAVERNDGGIRFKHTTLILGSEIEIYDQNCQGPIHVLCYFPYLKSMTIFSNWLSEHMKNNQLSSQRFYGDAVALQQKTKELDGIFIPAHVFTPFKSLFGKGVKQSLEEVFHPDWIDAIELGLSADTPMADQIAELHRYTYVTNSDAHSLAKIAREYQLIRLKEPSFKELQMALQQIEERKVIKNFGMNPRLGKYYTTVCQKCLRPYKESPCPHCKSVTFIKGVADRIAELKTSSHSLSSRPAYLYQVPLEYIPALGPKTLEKLIDHFGNEMSVIHRVSKEALIPVIGERIAEKIIQLREGKLLIESGGGGKYGKIARK
- a CDS encoding NUDIX hydrolase; its protein translation is MTNFEEKTLQSETIFNGKVISLQIDEVALPDGKTSKRELIKHPGAVAIIPVTKDNKIVFVKQYRKALEKTIIEIPAGKLEPGEKPEVTAIRELQEETGYTTEHLIYVTSFYTSPGFADEIIYLYQTETLSKLEQPLETDEDEFVELIELTLEEAEALVESEEIHDAKTAYALLYVKLKGLT
- a CDS encoding aldo/keto reductase, giving the protein MDKKQLGKSDLMVSPISLGCMSLGTDDKQAANVIDEATELGINYLDTADLYDQGLNEEMVGKAIQNKRKDIILATKVGNHLKEDGSWFWDPSKSYIKEQVKQSLKRLRTDYLDLYQLHGGTIEDPIPETIEAFEELVQEGVIRYYGISSIRPNVIREYMTSSNIISVMMQYSLLDRRPEETILNELSDQQISVVTRGSLAKGMLSHHGLDIIEKKGLKGYLDYDQSSLNDTVSQLQQLLKPNQTLNGLALNYVLNNKAVTSIVAGASSSNQLRENVEALHQSFDQEQLDKAASITLENTYQQHR
- a CDS encoding iron-sulfur cluster biosynthesis family protein translates to MKLTITEQALEKLNTLASTPFILALTYDTEDCGCGVNGMPTVAIKDQPTEYDQPVECDQLEAVVHKQQAVFFSKEMKLDYNGATFRLSSPNEMLNPFIHVRSVTA